A portion of the Falco naumanni isolate bFalNau1 chromosome 9, bFalNau1.pat, whole genome shotgun sequence genome contains these proteins:
- the EDRF1 gene encoding erythroid differentiation-related factor 1 isoform X5: MVMELLSLFLPLQNSTRRVLFQGSVPLEPSYIVGHVASAPKEQNLTTLFNDGENSQGLKNDFVRNILWTFEDIHMLVGSNMPIFGGGRYPAVSLRLRDNNKPINVLTGIDYWLDNLICNVPELVMCFHVNGIVQKYEMIKTEDIPNLENSNFSTKVIKDIAQNILSFLKSNCTKEGHTYWLFKASGSDIVKLYDLTTLCEETEDKYQNPFTMPVAILLYKVACNMMLKKNQNKKHYGTIRTLLLNCLKLLDNGRHPQIIASANYMLSELFQLDEPKKEDGTDFPISGNSDESYSEEEEEMPDSDENGSYSNSSDPPDDNKAVAVIKSVGELSVPEKYKSVHRIRPSCAFPVCHGTEERCRLVLNYVLEGLKSVDSSVKKEGDLPAADPSTPIPLKYEDESTSGGPECLEKQMALFLDKMGSFQKGKHSSQSGMIPGSWQYKMKLQLILKSSRAYYVLSDAAVILQKYGRALRYIKLALQCHDTYCCLCASMLPEVLVFLCQCLTLCGDIQLMLAQNANNRAAYLEEYNYQTKEDQEILHSLHRESRCQAFAWATDLSTDLECQLSISCKCYEAAYEILLFSNLKNQNPEQHIQVLKRMGNIRNEIGVFYMNQAAAVQTERVVSKNVSTTEQQLWKKSFSCFEEGIQNFESIDDATNAALLLCNTGRLMRICAQAHCATEGDFKREFSPEEALYYNKAIDYYLKALRSLGKRDVHPAVWDSVNWELSTTYFTMATLQQDYAPLSRKAQEQIEKEVSEAMMKSLKYCDVDTVSARQPLCQYRAATIHHRLASMYHSCLRNQVVGDEHLRKQHRVLADLHYSKAVRLFQLLKDAPCEFLRVQLERVAFAEFQMASQNSSAGKLKTLFGALDIMAKTEGAFQLIRKELVAESEQISENKSTAENVSPNDSSAGLNKEEVLKLLGIFESRMSFLLLQSIKLLTATKKKIGGINEEEVVLKTNKQVYSLLLRATANKSMTLLERIEVILNLLEQLAQNAEGSNGGVQ; this comes from the exons ATGGTGATGGAGCTGCTCAGCCTGTTCCTTCCACTTCAAAACAGCACCAGGAGGGTCCTGTTTCAG GGTAGTGTGCCTCTTGAACCCTCATATATAGTGGGGCATGTGGCCTCAGCCcccaaagaacaaaacctgacTACTTTGTTCAATGACGGGGAAAACAGTCAG GGACTTAAAAATGACTTTGTTCGTAATATCTTGTGGACTTTTGAAGATATCCACATGTTAGTAGGATCAAATATGCCTATATTTGGAGGTGGGAGATACCCTGCTGTGAGCTTGCGTCTCAG GGATAACAACAAGCCAATAAATGTGCTGACAGGAATTGACTATTGGTTGGACAACTTAATATGCAATGTACCAGAGCTTGTGATGTGCTTTCATGTTAATGGCATTGTTCAG AAATATGAAATGATCAAGACTGAAGATATTCCCAATTTGGAAAACTCCAATTTTTCTACCAAAGTGATAAAAGATATTGCTCAAAATATCTTatcttttctgaaatcaaattGCACCAAAGAAGGACATACTTATTGGTTGTTTAAAG CAAGTGGGAGTGATATAGTAAAGCTTTATGACCTAACCACGCTTTGTGAAGAGACAGAAGACAAATACCAAAACCCTTTTACAATGCCTGTGGCAATTCTTCTGTACAA AGTTGCTTGCAATATGATGCTGaagaaaaaccagaacaagAAACACTATGGCACTATCAGGACATTGCTCCTGAATTGTCTTAAGTTATTGGACAATGGCAGACATCCTCAA attattGCTTCAGCAAACTACATGTTATCAGAGCTTTTTCAGTTGGATGAACCTAAAAAGGAAGACGGTACAGACTTCCCTATAAGTGGAAATTCTGATGAAAGTTACAGcgaggaagaggaagaaatgccaGACAGTGATGAAAACGGTTCCTACAGTAACAGTTCTGATCCGCCAGATGACAATAAAGCAGTGGCTGTAATCAAATCTGTTGGGGAGTTATCAGTACCAGAAAAGTACAAGTCTGTTCATCGGATCCGT CCTAGCTGTGCGTTTCCTGTCTGCCATGGCACTGAAGAGCGCTGCAGGCTAGTGCTCAACTATGTCCTGGAG gGCTTGAAGTCTGTTGACAGCAGTGTTAAAAAAGAGGGTGACCTTCCTGCAGCTGATCCCAGCACTCCAATCCCACTGAAATATGAAGATGAATCCACCAGTGGTGGTCCCGAGTGTCTGGAAAAACAGATGGCATTATTTTTGGACAAAA TGGGCTCATTTCAGAAGGGTAAGCATTCCAGTCAGTCAGGAATGATTCCTGGATCGTGGCAATATAAAATGAAACTCCAGCTCATTCTGAAATCATCGAGGGCTTATTATGTCCTATCTGATGCTGCTGTGATTCTACAGAAATATGGGAGAGCGTTACGATACATCAAGCTGGCTTTACAGTGCCATG atACCTACTGTTGTCTCTGCGCCAGCATGCTTCCTGAAGTATTAGTATTTCTTTGTCAGTGTTTAACCCTTTGTGGAGATATCCAATTAATGCTTGCTCAAAATGCAAACAACAGAGCAGCATATCTTGAAGAATATAATTACCAGACAAAAGAAGATCAGGAAATACTACACAGTCTTCATAGAGAATCCAGGTGCCAAG CATTTGCCTGGGCTACGGACTTGTCTACGGACTTGGAATGCCAACTTTCCATCAGCTGTAAATGTTACGAAGCAGCTtatgaaattttacttttcagcaatttaaaaaaccaaaatccagaGCAACATATACAGGTACTAAAGAGGATGGGCAATATCAGGAACGAGATTGGAGTGTTTTACATGAaccaggctgctgcagtgcagactGAGAGAGTGG TGAGTAAAAACGTATCGACGACAGAACAGCAACTCTGGAAGAAAAGCTTCTCTTGCTTTGAAGAAGGAATTCAGAATTTTGAGTCAATTGATGATGCAACCaatgctgctcttctgctgtgcAACACAGGAAGGCTGATGCGAATCTGTGCTCAAGCCCACTGTGCAACTGAAGGTGACTTCAAACGAGAGTTTTCCCCAGAAGAGGCCCTTTATTATAATAAG GCTATTGATTACTACCTGAAGGCATTAAGATCACTAGGTAAGAGAGACGTGCATCCAGCTGTGTGGGATTCTGTGAACTGGGAGCTGTCTACTACATATTTCACTATGGCAACTCTACAGCAGGATTATGCTCCGTTATCTAGGAAGGCTCAGGAACAG ATAGAGAAGGAAGTTAGTGAAGCCATGATGAAATCCTTGAAATACTGCGACGTTGATACGGTGTCTGCACGACAGCCTCTCTGCCAGTATCGGGCTGCAACCATCCACCACAGGCTTGCTTCAATGTACCACAGTTGCCTGAGAAACCAGGTA GTTGGTGATGAACACTTGAGGAAGCAACACCGTGTACTTGCTGATCTTCATTACAGTAAAGCAGTACGACTTTTCCAACTCTTGAAGGATGCACCCTGTGAGTTCCTTCGTGTGCAGCTGGAAAGGGTGGCATTTGCAGAATTCCAGATGGCGA gtcagaacagcagtgctgggaaatTAAAGACTTTGTTTGGGGCCCTAGATATAATGGCAAAAACCGAAGGTGCATTCCAGCTCATCAGAAAGGAGCTTGTGGCAGAAAGTGAACAG aTAAGCGAGAATAAAAGTACTGCTGAGAATGTGTCACCTAATGATTCCTCTGCTGGCCTTAACAAAGAAGAAGTATTGAAACTGCTTGGTATTTTTGAGTCCAGAATGtcattccttctcctccagtCCATTAAATTGTTAACcgcaacaaaaaaaaaaattgg gggCATTAATGAAGAAGAAGTtgttcttaaaacaaacaagcaagttTACTCCCTGCTGTTGCGTGCAACTGCTAACAAAAGTATGACCCTGCTAGAACGAATAGAGGTAATCTTAAATTTACTGGAACAGCTGGCTCAAAATGCTGAAGGTAGTAACGGAGGAGTTCAGTGA
- the UROS gene encoding uroporphyrinogen-III synthase — MKVLLLKDPKDKDSGPDPYIEELGLYNFETTLIPVLSFEFVSLESLFEKLSHPECYGGLVFTSPRALEAIKMCLKKNSKNEAWSKSLKLRWNSKPAYVVGRATASLVEEIGLTPQGEKSGNAEKLAEYICSREKPNSSALLFPCGALKREVLPTVLKEKGIPLESLTVYQTTQHTDLQESLSSYFSQQGIPACIVFFSPSGVKFCLQHIQKLSGDFISRIKFAAIGPTTAEAMEAAGIPVSCTAESPTPQDLAAGIQKALHRQKCCVPE, encoded by the exons ATGAAGGTTCTGTTGCTGAAGGATCCCAAAGACAAAGATTCAGGACCAGATCCCTATATCGAA gagtTAGGATTATACAACTTTGAAACAACTTTGATTCCAGTTTTGTCATTTGAATTCGTATCTCTTGAAAGCTTATTTGAAAAG CTTTCTCATCCAGAATGTTATGGAGGCCTAGTTTTTACCAGTCCAAGAGCTTTAGAAGCCATCaagatgtgtttaaaaaagaatagtAAAAATGAAG ccTGGTCAAAATCTCTTAAACTAAGGTGGAATAGCAAACCTGCGTATGTGGTAGGAAGAGCTACAGCTTCCTTAG TGGAAGAAATTGGCCTTACTCCACAAGGAGAAAAGTCTGGAAACGCTGAAAAATTAGCTGAATATATTTGCTCAA GAGAGAAACCTAATTCCTcagctcttctttttccttgtggAGCCCTGAAAAGAGAAGTACTTCCTACAGTACTTAAAGAAAAAG GTATACCTCTGGAAAGCCTCACCGTTTATCAAACAACGCAACACACTGATCTGCAAGAATCTTTGAGCAGTTACTTCTCACAACAG GGAATTCCAGCATGTATCGTGTTCTTCAGTCCATCTGGTGTCAAGTTTTGCCTCCAGCACATTCAGAAGCTTTCAGGGGATTTTATCAGCCGTATCAAG TTTGCTGCTATCGGTCCAACGACAGCTGAAGCCATGGAAGCAGCGGGAATCCCTGTGAGCTGCACCGCAGAGAGCCCGACTCCGCAGGACCTCGCCGCTGGGATCCAAAAAGCACTTCACAGACAGAAATGCTGTGTGCCTGAATAA